In Rattus rattus isolate New Zealand chromosome 3, Rrattus_CSIRO_v1, whole genome shotgun sequence, one genomic interval encodes:
- the Srek1ip1 gene encoding protein SREK1IP1: protein MAVPGCNKDNVRAGCRKCGYPGHLTFECRNFLRVDPKRDIVLDVSSTSSEDSDEESEELNKLQALQEKRINEEEEKKKEKSREKIKLKKKRKRSNSSTTEEDSSKQKKQKYQKKEKKKEKKNKSKKGKHHKKEKKKRKKEKRSSPNRSEVTKK from the exons GTTGCAACAAGGACAATGTCCGAGCAGGCTGCAGAAAATGTGGCTACC CTGGTCATCTGACTTTCGAGTGCCGCAATTTTCTTCGAGTAGACCCCAAAAGGGACATTGTGTTGGACGTCAGCAGCACAAGCAGTGAGGACAGTGACGAAGAAAGCGAGGAGCTGAACAAGCTTCAGGCTCTGCAGGAGAAAA gaataaatgaagaagaagagaagaaaaaggaaaaaagcagggagaaaattaaattgaaaaaaaagaggaaaag GTCTAACTCCAGCACCACTGAAGAGGActcttcaaaacaaaagaaacagaagtatcagaaaaaagaaaagaaaaaggaaaaaaagaacaaatccaaaaaaggaaagcatcacaaaaaggaaaaaaagaagagaaaaaaggaaaagcgTTCTTCCCCTAACCGTTCTGAAGTCACCAAAAAGTAA